In Nicotiana tabacum cultivar K326 chromosome 11, ASM71507v2, whole genome shotgun sequence, a single window of DNA contains:
- the LOC107828467 gene encoding uncharacterized protein LOC107828467 isoform X2, translating to MEGGVDADVLLEYVEFQIFPSRGRYEARTCYDKKVEAASSGLLEQLVLHSPKIKSLHYKGSDSSFKFKPLGNLSDAKWFTKSTLIRFLRIISSSDIIDVAKAMVNEISQLEDARKFHVSLYSKGPQNHVGNRETAGSNYSNSAASTVDADDHPSSSDASKNELLRAMDLRLAALTGELAAIFDKVVGTKCSFEDITNIEKFSYYFGAVDLRNCLQKIVALQQENITGAFLAKEPSLSNNDVRTEKIGPEERDCKTSRASQSDTAVKYRASPAKAAQLERQISSASEQEQPVVERSRTLIRSASPRRSASPMQRVQIGRSGSRRSTALTIKSLNFFPARERSFSHKDESASDNDDGEECEKTSKKSENNVQRISVQDAINLFESKQRGQTVDFQKTKSSLNVSVANKAVLRRWSSGVCERANPVNVASRDPVASLAANKLEDHEIESASEMNPESHPTPESYDAEAADNDCKSNTPQERASSPEEKREESLPNQCEETSEKLNASVEWTRKKEAELNQLLMKMMETKRTKYQNLAPSDCKLQRLSNECRGGFYDHYKEKRDEKLRGETTRKQGEKKKQIKALQQNLHERKEEMVSRNATNDNKKSSIKRTQKAVKNLSEPANPKSRTPKSAVVKKVPLKPSTLPATRKSWSSAPSPRAAGISPAKSPAGPTPTRRISQPVPTATKVEILQPKTVRETQHDTKKSVKGVSEKKLETVTKTSKPRRSKVQPASEDSASSAKPKLSKVTKRSSVVPLESKEPKPFLRKGSGTGSGLSPVRKVKVSSQPEECVADTVDLVQMEEEEMASVSFDPVNQLQDRGLEDLEVHEDKDSEAQAKPPQICENTERFDKVTPNDTDDFGLIEDSTTKTKVEGEPNISPSAWVEIEEHEDQSIPSNGDFCNNGSLDDVVPVRVSSPRVRHSLSQMLLEDNSETDVIDWGSAENPPTMVYQKDTPKGFKRLLKFARKSKNDANSTGFLSPSVFSEGEDDSEDSKILTKRSSDNLVKKATRHAKNAGQQKSASSEVYELSANGIGRFSAQKLQESHISVSVTTTKATRSFFSLSALKGSKQNDAKLR from the exons GTATGAGGCACGTACGTGCTATGACAAAAAGGTAGAGGCAGCATCCTCTGGGCTTCTGGAGCAATTAGTGCTGCATTCTCCCAAAATCAAATCTTTGCACTACAAAGGATCAGATTCCAGTTTCAAATTTAAACCTCTGGGAAATCTTAGTGATGCTAAATGGTTTACGAAATCCACATTAATCAG ATTTCTTCGTATTATCAGTTCATCAGATATAATCGATGTGGCCAAGGCGATGGTAAATGAAATATCACAGCTTGAAGATGCTCGGAAGTTTCACGTTTCTTTATATTCAAAG GGTCCCCAAAATCATGTCGGGAATAGGGAAACAG cAGGCAGCAACTACTCAAATAGTGCGGCATCAACAGTTGAT GCTGATGATCACCCTTCTTCATCAGATGCCTCCAA GAATGAATTGTTGCGCGCAATGGACTTGAGGCTCGCTGCACTAACAGGAGAATTGGCTGCTATTTTTGACAAAGTTGTTGGCACCAAATGCTCTTTTGAGGATATCACTAACATAGAAAAGTTCTCCTACTATTTTGGAGCTGTTGACTTAAG GAACTGTCTGCAGAAGATTGTTGCATTGCAGCAGGAAAACATAACTGGTGCTTTTCTTGCTAAAGAACCATCTCTGTCTAACAACGATGTCAGGACTGAGAAAATTGGTCCAGAAGAGAGGGATTGTAAGACATCGAGAGCATCACAGTCAGATACAGCTGTGAAGTATAGAGCCTCGCCTGCAAAAGCTGCTCAGCTTGAGAGGCAAATTTCATCAGCAAGTGAGCAGGAACAGCCAGTGGTGGAAAGGAGTCGGACTCTTATAAGATCTGCATCACCAAGGAGGTCTGCATCTCCAATGCAAAGAGTCCAAATTGGGCGCTCTGGATCACGAAGATCCACTGCTTTAACAATAAAGAGTCTGAATTTCTTTCCTGCCAGGGAAAGGTCATTCTCTCATAAAGATGAATCTGCAAGCGATAATGATGACGGGGAAGAATGTGAGAAAACCTCAAAAAAATCTGAGAACAATGTACAAAGAATAAGCGTGCAAGATGCAATTAATCTTTTTGAAAGCAAACAGAGAGGTCAAACAGTAGATTTTCAGAAGACAAAGTCATCATTGAATGTCTCAGTTGCTAATAAAGCAGTATTGAGAAGATGGAGTTCAGGGGTGTGTGAACGTGCTAACCCTGTAAATGTTGCTTCTCGTGATCCAGTAGCTTCCTTAGCTGCCAATAAATTGGAAGATCATGAAATCGAGAGTGCTTCAGAAATGAATCCAGAGTCTCACCCAACTCCAGAAAGCTATGATGCTGAGGCTGCTGACAATGATTGCAAATCAAACACACCTCAAGAAAGAGCATCTAGTCCTGAGGAAAAGAGAGAGGAGTCTCTCCCTAACCAGTGTGAAGAAACAAGTGAGAAATTAAATGCCTCAGTTGAATGGACTCGAAAAAAGGAAGCAGAACTAAACCAATTGCTGATGAAAATGATGGAAACCAAGCGTACCAAATACCAGAACCTGGCACCTAGTGATTGCAAACTCCAACGTCTTTCCAACGAGTGTAGAGGTGGTTTCTATGATCATTACAAAGAAAAGAGGGATGAGAAACTTCGTGGTGAAACTACCAGGAAgcaaggagagaagaaaaagcaAATTAAAGCACTACAGCAAAATCTTCATGAGAGAAAAGAGGAGATGGTCTCAAGAAATGCAACTAATGATAATAAAAAATCAAGTATAAAGAGAACACAGAAAGCAGTGAAGAACTTGTCTGAACCTGCCAATCCCAAAAGTAGAACTCCTAAATCTGCAGTCGTAAAGAAAGTTCCATTGAAACCTTCAACGTTGCCAGCAACCCGCAAGTCATGGTCATCTGCACCTTCACCAAGAGCTGCAGGGATATCACCTGCTAAAAGTCCTGCAGGTCCTACACCTACCCGCAGAATATCACAGCCGGTGCCAACCGCTACAAAGGTTGAGATATTACAACCAAAGACCGTGAGAGAAACACAGCATGATACCAAAAAGAGCGTTAAAGGTGTAAGTGAAAAGAAGTTAGAAACTGTGACAAAAACTAGCAAACCTAGAAGATCCAAAGTTCAGCCTGCTTCTGAAGATTCTGCTTCCTCAGCGAAACCTAAGCTTAGCAAGGTGACAAAGAGAAGTAGCGTGGTGCCTCTGGAATCAAAGGAGCCAAAGCCTTTTCTTCGTAAGGGCTCAGGCACTGGATCTGGTCTTAGTCCAGTGAGAAAGGTTAAAGTTTCATCTCAGCCTGAAGAGTGTGTGGCGGACACTGTAGATTTAGTTCAAATGGAAGAGGAAGAGATGGCTTCTGTTTCATTTGATCCTGTTAATCAACTGCAGGATAGGGGTCTTGAAGATTTAGAAGTCCATGAAGATAAAGACTCTGAAGCTCAGGCAAAACCCCCCCAGATATGTGAAAACACAGAAAGGTTTGATAAGGTTACTCCAAATGACACggatgattttggactgattGAAGATTCTACAACAAAAACAAAGGTTGAAGGAGAACCAAACATCTCACCTAGTGCCTGGGTGGAAATAGAGGAACACGAGGATCAGTCCATTCCAAGTAATGGTGATTTCTGTAATAATGGATCTCTGGATGATGTTGTACCTGTAAGAGTCTCAAGTCCACGAGTTCGTCATTCTCTTTCTCAAATGCTGCTCGAAGACAACAGTGAAACTGACGTTATTGACTGGGGTAGTGCTGAGAATCCTCCAACCATGGTCTATCAGAAGGATACTCCTAAAGGTTTTAAGCGTCTTCTGAAGTTTGCTCGGAAGAGTAAGAACGATGCAAATTCAACTGGTTTTTTAAGCCCCTCTGTATTTTCTGAAGGAGAGGATGATTCAGAGGATTCTAAGATTCTCACTAAGAGAAGTTCTGACAATCTAGTTAAGAAGGCTACACGTCATGCAAAAAATGCTGGGCAACAGAAGTCGGCATCATCTGAAGTCTACGAGCTATCTG CAAATGGTATAGGCAGATTTTCTGCTCAGAAATTGCAAGAAAGCCATATCTCAGTTTCGGTGACTACAACAAAAG CAACAAGATCATTCTTCTCTCTTTCAGCATTGAAGGGGAGCAAacagaatgatgccaaacttcGATGA